Below is a genomic region from Eupeodes corollae chromosome 1, idEupCoro1.1, whole genome shotgun sequence.
GTACCTAGAAACGACATTTTGTCCAGTTATCCATTCAAGAAATTTAGTCAATTGTATCTACTCACGTGCATGTACTCTTGTTCATGTTTCACGCTAGTTAGAGTTCCGGACAACTCTCTAATCATATCCTCCAACTTGGTGTGGCCGACTTCATCTTCACCAGGAGCACCAGGAGACCTCTGGGCGGGCTCACCTACATCGATTGTGAACATGACCACCTTCGGGGTCATACTCGACTTCTCGTTGTTAAAGCAAACAGTATGGACCCCAGAATTGTGAGCCGAGAAGCTAAGCTTGCCAGAGGATTCCTTTTCACTCTGGTGGATAATATTCTGGTTTGGATCAATGATTTTGATGTCGACATCTAGAAAGCCACCCTCAATAACTTCAAACGTGACTCCTATTCAATGAACGAGCGATAAAGACTGATTTGTTGGCACaaaatgaaagttttaaaatgattaagaGAGCACCCACCTAGTTTTGTGCCGCTTTCGGCTTTTTCAAAGAAGCATTCTTCACTGTGTGCATCGACTGTGACGATGAAAGAATAAGTCTTGTCCAGCAGTTGAACAAATAATATGCTGAATAATGTAAAATACACAGAGAAGTTCATTTTCACGCAAATATCTTTAGATATTTTTCTCAGGAGGACTTGTTTCTGTTTGATAAATAATTTCGTATTCGTTATGTGGTGCAGAGGCCACGTATTGTGTCAAAAAATATGTGAATTCAATGACAGATTAAGTAAGGTTGGCAGCAGTGAATGTCAGAAAGAGTGAGTCGATAATGCAGTGCAAGAAATATAGTGTAGGGTGAATTTGCTCAGCAACATATTTTATTGCTGTGTATAGAGTCTTAGAAACTCGTTTGTCTAATTTAACAAAAAGCTGTTTCTTTAGTAGATAAACCAAAACGATAGAATTTTACGTTTTTCCACAGCACACACCCCATAgaagacttgaattgaattgaaaactaAACTGACATAAGTTTATTACAAAAGGAAGAGCAAACCTAACAAGACAATTTGAGAAGATAgtgaaaacagttttaaaaaaggttagAGGCATATGTAGGACATTAATGGTGgtcaaattttaatataaatacgtTTTTAATTCTCAATCATATCTTAACTTGAAATGGTTTGCCAAACtctttttgacatttccttAGTGCAGTCATTGAAAAACTCAATCTTAAAGCAAAAGAATAGGtgcttttcttatttatttatttatttaatcaaataatttacaaattattatttaataaggCATCAGGGCAACAAGACCATAAGTGATACCGTCTTTTAGaacacttaaatttaattacagaGTAACTTTAGCAAAGTGATTGTTGAAAGTAATGACATTAATACTTAGAAAcagaaatatttactttaaaattaggtgacacaacagtccatgaagaaccagggcgtagtgacttacaactctccaccattcctgtgtgcgagtaatgctaTCAGAGATGgaaaatccgaacggctaatttgagaaaccacattttcatgacaagaattactcttggaggatttgtcaattcctcgcaagaagaagtacccatgaaaaaagttaggtggcacttTCAAGTGAAGGATCGATCTGCCGTGACAAAAGACATTCTACAAATACGTGTTGAATTGATAAGACTTCATGACAGGCTTCACACAATTCTGGGAGTTCATTATCATATAGGTGTTTGGtcgtaaaaatagtttttccaactcTGATTcggagtatttttattttcccttGTTAGTTGCCTATTATATGGAATGCGATGATGGTGTGGATTATGCGTACGAAGAAAAGTATTGCATTTATTCCAATTAACTTCAAGTTCCATCTTTAGTTCCTGGATAGTACTATGTTCTCCGTCATTGTGCATCTTAATTGTTCCAGAGTAGGGCATCGGTTTCACTAATTTTTTAGGCCTTTCAATATCCCAAGGTTATCTGTCATAATAAAACTTCGTCCCAAATAAGTTTTCGCAATTGAAATAGCTCTTTGAATTGCTGCTAGTCCAGCAATATAGCTACCTGCTTCACTAGGTAGTAGTCCTTGCCAGACCGAAGAGGTTTGAAAATGCTGTTCCCACGTGACTATGGCAAAAGATGAGTTATCTATTATCTTTGtgtgaaccatctgtataaaagatGTGATCAGGGTtgacaaactggaatgattttagagaaaggcttttaagttttataaatttaagatctcccatggatacaatcgaacaaattgaccatg
It encodes:
- the LOC129938831 gene encoding transmembrane emp24 domain-containing protein 2, which codes for MNFSVYFTLFSILFVQLLDKTYSFIVTVDAHSEECFFEKAESGTKLGVTFEVIEGGFLDVDIKIIDPNQNIIHQSEKESSGKLSFSAHNSGVHTVCFNNEKSSMTPKVVMFTIDVGEPAQRSPGAPGEDEVGHTKLEDMIRELSGTLTSVKHEQEYMHVRDKIHRSVNESTNSRVVMWSTFEALVLVIMTVGQVYYLKRFFEVKRVV